Proteins encoded together in one Marinithermus hydrothermalis DSM 14884 window:
- a CDS encoding S1C family serine protease: MHASWHKRVLAFAAVVFYATISWAALTSPDELARVEVIRRAILAVVKIQGTPAFSEFAEGPVWGSGFFYSPNRVVTNFHVIDGLRNITVTLQDGRTFPAQVFAVDRGIDIALLTVLGTSAPATLTFGSAKDLVPGQTAIVIGSPFGQRNLVSVGVISGKGPFEFTAQIGNPDVGLEIAEVIYTDARVEPGNSGGPLLDGQGRVVGVVDAVLGGPSGIGGLGLAIPADLVAQSIQDLERYGVPQRGYLGATLIDLSQLDPLLLRLAGLSSDLGAMVDQIEPGSPADQAGLRGASRDRLGKLTTLGDVILAINGKPVRSRHDVIQEVARYRPGDTITLTIWRGNKKLEVTVTLIARR, encoded by the coding sequence ATGCACGCATCTTGGCATAAGCGGGTCCTGGCCTTCGCGGCGGTCGTGTTTTACGCCACCATCTCCTGGGCGGCCTTGACCAGCCCGGACGAGCTCGCGCGGGTGGAGGTCATCCGCCGCGCGATCCTCGCCGTGGTTAAGATCCAAGGCACGCCGGCCTTCAGCGAGTTCGCGGAAGGGCCCGTCTGGGGCTCCGGGTTCTTCTACAGCCCGAACCGGGTGGTGACGAACTTTCACGTGATCGACGGGCTGCGAAACATCACCGTGACGCTCCAGGACGGGCGCACCTTCCCCGCCCAGGTCTTCGCGGTGGACCGCGGCATCGACATCGCCCTGCTCACGGTGCTCGGCACGAGCGCGCCGGCCACGCTCACCTTCGGCAGCGCCAAGGACCTGGTACCGGGCCAGACCGCCATCGTGATCGGCAGCCCGTTCGGGCAACGCAACCTCGTCTCGGTCGGGGTGATCTCCGGTAAAGGCCCCTTCGAGTTCACGGCGCAGATCGGCAACCCCGACGTGGGGCTAGAGATCGCCGAGGTCATCTACACAGACGCGCGCGTCGAACCCGGCAACTCCGGCGGCCCCCTCCTGGACGGGCAAGGGCGCGTCGTCGGCGTGGTGGACGCGGTGTTGGGTGGCCCGAGCGGTATCGGCGGGCTGGGGCTCGCCATCCCCGCAGACCTCGTTGCGCAAAGCATCCAGGACCTCGAGCGCTATGGAGTACCGCAACGCGGCTACCTCGGCGCCACGCTGATCGACCTCTCCCAGCTGGACCCCCTCCTGCTCCGCCTGGCGGGGCTTTCCAGCGATCTTGGGGCCATGGTGGACCAGATCGAGCCGGGCTCCCCAGCGGACCAAGCCGGGCTGCGCGGCGCGAGCCGGGATCGGCTCGGCAAACTCACCACGCTGGGGGACGTGATTCTCGCGATCAACGGGAAGCCTGTACGCTCTCGCCACGATGTGATCCAGGAGGTGGCCCGGTACCGCCCCGGGGACACGATCACCCTAACCATATGGCGCGGAAACAAGAAGCTAGAGGTCACCGTAACGTTGATCGCTCGTCGCTAG
- a CDS encoding deoxynucleoside kinase — protein sequence MYIAIEGPIGVGKTTLARHLADHLNAELLLEVVEENPFLPLFYQDPQRYAFKVQVFFLLSRYKQLLPLSQPSLFTGAVVADYLFDKDYIFASLNLKDAEWELYADLYAHLSPKLPAPDLTIYLRAPVPVLLERIHRRGRPFEREISPEYLTRLTEAYDRHFERYPHPLWVLDNTEINYAENPADREWVAREVLQRVGQANL from the coding sequence ATGTACATCGCTATCGAAGGTCCCATCGGTGTGGGCAAAACCACGCTCGCCCGCCACCTTGCCGATCACCTGAACGCGGAGCTGCTCCTCGAGGTCGTCGAGGAAAACCCCTTCCTACCGCTGTTTTACCAGGATCCTCAGCGGTACGCTTTCAAGGTTCAGGTCTTCTTCCTGCTCTCGCGGTACAAGCAGCTCCTGCCTCTCTCCCAACCCTCCTTGTTCACGGGGGCGGTCGTCGCGGATTACCTCTTCGACAAGGACTACATCTTCGCCTCGCTGAACCTCAAGGACGCGGAGTGGGAGTTGTACGCGGACCTGTACGCGCACCTCTCCCCTAAACTCCCCGCGCCGGACCTCACGATCTACCTGCGCGCCCCCGTCCCGGTGCTCCTCGAGCGCATCCACCGCCGGGGACGGCCGTTCGAGCGGGAGATCTCTCCGGAGTACCTGACGCGCCTTACCGAGGCGTACGACCGGCACTTCGAGCGGTACCCGCATCCCCTCTGGGTGCTGGACAACACCGAGATCAACTACGCGGAGAACCCCGCGGACCGGGAATGGGTAGCCCGCGAGGTGCTGCAGCGGGTAGGGCAGGCAAACCTCTAG
- a CDS encoding arginine--tRNA ligase, translated as MLDVKSQLRTSVLQALQALGVEDPPEVVVQETPPDKPGDYGTPIAFQLARALRKPPPAIAAQLAEHLPLPQGVARAFAVGGYLNFELEPAHLIRAAAAPLEPFPKRPGKVLVEHTSVNPNKELHVGHLRNICLGDAISRILRFAGREVEVLNYIDDTGRQVAESLFALEHYGLTYDGTQKYDHWVGAAYVRLHQELADPEAKARLEPRIQEVLHRLEAGELRDEVDKIVRAQLETMHRLGAEYDVLVWESDIVREGFLAKAMALLEQTPYVSRPTQGKYAGALVIDVSAFLPGLEDPYLVLIRSNGTATYTAKDIAFQFWKMGLFKGLKFRPYAQEPSGKTLYTSAPEGEAMPFGGAKETINVIDVRQSHPQAVVRASLEVEGRPDLAARAYHLAYETVLLEGKPLSGRKGHTVSVDEVLDEAVRRARAIIAEKNPEHPDPNRAAEVVGIGAVRFAMVKTEPKKQIDFRWEQALSFEGDSGPYVQYAHARADSILRKAAEAGLTDADADPTMATPYEVQLAKVLLRFPEAVQDAAEQKTPHILAQYLLDLAAAWNAYYNAKTPEGRPATPVLQAPEGLRGARLKLVRQLRDTLRTGLELLGITAPEVM; from the coding sequence ATGCTTGACGTGAAGTCCCAGTTGCGCACCTCCGTTCTTCAAGCCCTGCAAGCCCTTGGCGTGGAGGATCCCCCCGAGGTCGTCGTGCAGGAAACCCCGCCGGACAAGCCCGGGGACTACGGCACCCCCATCGCTTTCCAGCTCGCGCGCGCGCTGCGCAAACCGCCCCCCGCGATCGCCGCCCAGCTCGCCGAGCACCTCCCCCTCCCCCAGGGCGTCGCCCGCGCCTTCGCAGTGGGGGGGTACCTCAACTTCGAGCTCGAGCCGGCCCACCTTATCCGAGCGGCGGCCGCGCCCCTCGAGCCCTTCCCCAAACGCCCCGGAAAGGTTCTGGTCGAGCACACCTCCGTCAACCCCAACAAGGAACTTCACGTGGGGCACCTGCGCAACATCTGCCTGGGCGACGCGATCAGCCGCATCCTGCGCTTCGCGGGACGCGAGGTCGAGGTCCTGAACTACATCGACGACACCGGCCGGCAGGTGGCGGAATCCCTGTTCGCCCTGGAGCACTACGGCCTCACCTACGACGGCACCCAGAAGTACGACCACTGGGTGGGGGCCGCGTACGTGCGGCTGCACCAGGAGCTTGCGGACCCCGAAGCGAAGGCCCGGCTCGAGCCTCGAATCCAGGAGGTGCTGCACCGCCTCGAGGCCGGAGAGCTCAGGGACGAGGTGGACAAGATCGTGCGCGCGCAGCTCGAGACCATGCACCGCCTGGGCGCGGAATACGACGTCCTGGTGTGGGAGTCGGACATCGTGCGGGAGGGGTTTTTGGCCAAGGCCATGGCGCTACTGGAGCAGACCCCGTACGTGAGCCGCCCCACCCAGGGCAAGTACGCGGGCGCGCTCGTGATCGACGTGTCGGCGTTTTTGCCGGGCCTCGAGGACCCGTACCTGGTGCTCATCCGCTCGAACGGCACCGCGACCTACACCGCGAAGGACATCGCCTTCCAGTTCTGGAAGATGGGGTTGTTTAAGGGGCTGAAGTTCCGCCCGTACGCCCAGGAGCCGAGCGGGAAGACCCTGTACACGAGCGCCCCGGAGGGCGAAGCGATGCCGTTTGGGGGGGCGAAGGAGACCATCAACGTGATCGACGTGCGCCAAAGCCACCCGCAGGCCGTGGTGCGGGCGAGCCTCGAGGTGGAGGGGCGGCCCGACCTGGCGGCGCGCGCCTACCATTTGGCGTACGAGACGGTGCTGCTGGAGGGCAAGCCCCTCTCGGGCCGCAAGGGCCACACGGTGAGCGTAGACGAGGTGCTGGACGAGGCGGTGCGCCGGGCGCGCGCGATCATCGCGGAGAAGAACCCGGAGCACCCCGACCCCAACCGGGCTGCGGAGGTGGTGGGGATCGGCGCGGTGCGGTTCGCGATGGTCAAGACAGAACCCAAGAAGCAGATCGACTTCCGCTGGGAGCAGGCCTTATCCTTCGAGGGGGACTCGGGGCCGTACGTGCAGTACGCGCACGCCCGCGCGGACTCGATCCTGCGGAAGGCAGCGGAGGCCGGGCTTACCGACGCGGACGCGGACCCGACTATGGCTACGCCGTACGAGGTGCAGCTGGCCAAGGTCCTCTTGCGCTTCCCGGAGGCGGTGCAAGACGCGGCGGAGCAAAAAACGCCGCACATCCTAGCCCAGTACCTTCTGGACCTCGCCGCGGCCTGGAACGCGTACTACAACGCTAAGACCCCCGAGGGCCGGCCCGCCACCCCGGTGCTCCAGGCCCCGGAGGGGTTGCGGGGGGCGCGCCTCAAGCTCGTACGGCAGCTGCGCGACACCCTGCGCACGGGGCTTGAACTGCTCGGCATCACCGCGCCCGAGGTCATGTAA
- a CDS encoding deoxynucleoside kinase, whose amino-acid sequence MYIAIAGNIGSGKSTLTAMLAERYRLHPVYEAVEENPYLEDFYRDMRAWAFHSQVFFLARRLEQHLKEINGRKRVVQDRTIFEDAFIFAKNLHRQGYLSERDWRTYLALYEGIAPALRMPDRLVYIRASLPTLRARIAKRGRTYERAIPDAYLQALNELYEEWVANYTLSPVLIVPGDELDFVEDAGARQWVYDALEAGGLTPPLTTEP is encoded by the coding sequence ATGTACATCGCGATCGCGGGAAACATCGGTTCGGGCAAGTCCACCCTGACCGCCATGCTGGCCGAACGGTACCGGCTGCATCCAGTGTACGAAGCGGTGGAAGAAAACCCGTACCTGGAGGACTTTTACCGGGACATGCGGGCCTGGGCCTTCCACTCCCAGGTCTTCTTCCTCGCGCGGCGGCTCGAGCAGCACCTGAAGGAGATCAACGGCCGCAAACGGGTGGTGCAGGACCGCACGATCTTCGAGGACGCCTTCATCTTCGCGAAGAACCTCCACCGCCAGGGATACCTCTCCGAACGGGACTGGCGCACCTACCTGGCCCTCTACGAGGGGATCGCGCCCGCCCTGCGCATGCCGGACCGGCTGGTGTACATCCGGGCCTCCCTCCCCACCCTCCGCGCGCGGATCGCGAAACGCGGCCGGACCTACGAGCGGGCCATCCCGGACGCGTACCTCCAGGCCCTGAACGAACTGTACGAGGAATGGGTCGCAAACTACACCCTCTCCCCCGTCCTCATCGTTCCGGGGGACGAGCTTGATTTCGTGGAGGACGCAGGAGCACGGCAATGGGTGTACGACGCCCTCGAGGCCGGCGGCCTGACCCCTCCCCTCACGACCGAACCGTGA